The following proteins are co-located in the Bacteroidota bacterium genome:
- a CDS encoding polyprenyl synthetase family protein has protein sequence MESLIQLLNKGINDYNTATQDYQTAEQQKYLMDLGGKRVRPLLALISCQMFGKDPEAALPAALAVEVFHNFSLVHDDIMDQAPMRRGKETVHQKWNPATAILTGDVMLVNAYELLLQLDNDVLKQSMELFSTTAIQVCDGQMLDMSFEDKAEVSINEYINMITLKTAVLLGCSLKLGAIVAQAPHTFANHLYHFGVKLGISFQLQDDILDVYAEGDAFGKQIGGDILANKKTFLLISAMEKATGEDKKLLDFWLTHPNPEPRDKVKAITELYNKLGIAAQAKNMMENYYNDAMDLLAAVEVNPEAKQPLYKLAQQLLNRNS, from the coding sequence GTGGAATCGCTCATACAATTGCTCAACAAAGGCATCAATGATTATAATACCGCAACGCAAGATTACCAGACTGCTGAGCAACAAAAATACCTAATGGATTTAGGTGGCAAGCGGGTACGTCCGCTGCTGGCTTTAATCTCGTGTCAAATGTTTGGCAAAGACCCCGAGGCCGCATTACCTGCTGCACTGGCCGTAGAGGTATTTCATAATTTTAGTTTGGTACACGATGATATCATGGACCAAGCACCGATGCGAAGGGGCAAAGAAACTGTACATCAAAAATGGAATCCTGCAACTGCGATTCTCACAGGCGATGTGATGTTGGTGAATGCTTATGAATTGCTGCTACAACTTGATAATGATGTGCTCAAACAATCGATGGAATTATTCAGCACCACAGCCATTCAAGTATGCGATGGACAAATGTTGGACATGAGTTTTGAAGACAAAGCAGAAGTTAGTATTAACGAATATATAAATATGATAACTCTAAAGACCGCAGTATTACTGGGCTGTTCGCTCAAGCTGGGAGCTATTGTGGCACAAGCCCCCCATACTTTTGCCAATCATTTATACCATTTTGGGGTGAAACTGGGAATCTCTTTTCAATTGCAAGATGATATATTGGATGTGTATGCAGAAGGTGATGCGTTTGGCAAACAAATAGGAGGTGATATACTGGCCAATAAAAAAACTTTTTTACTTATTTCTGCAATGGAAAAAGCAACAGGCGAAGATAAAAAATTATTAGATTTTTGGTTGACCCATCCCAATCCTGAGCCTCGTGACAAAGTAAAAGCTATAACAGAACTGTATAATAAATTGGGAATTGCAGCACAGGCAAAAAACATGATGGAAAACTATTATAATGACGCAATGGACCTATTGGCAGCAGTGGAAGTAAACCCAGAAGCTAAACAACCATTATATAAATTGGCACAGCAATTATTGAACAGAAATTCTTAA